The Lytechinus variegatus isolate NC3 chromosome 1, Lvar_3.0, whole genome shotgun sequence nucleotide sequence CTTGAGTTTCAATTGGTGgacattgaattttttttttcctttgattttttgttgatttttccttttaggatatttttttcctctaaTGTCTAATGGttttataaggaaaaggagaaatacAGGAAAATGTGGTGATTGTATGATGAAAATCTGTCAAAGATTAAGAGGGTATGGTTTTATTTTAGTTCTGATGTGATGTCACAGTCAAGCAGCTCTCCATATCATGTGATGTGTTAATTCCCCAAAATATCAtgtcaatatttttctctaatcCTTCAGCTTTGATTACAACAAATTTTTCATCATGCAGTTCTTGAGAGATAATCTGAAATAAAAGAGCATGCCTCTTTTTATCCACCTATGAGTTTTTCTCCATCAGTAAATCACTCGTGAATCATAGggaagaaatcatgttttttttttaacaagttttaactttcttttttttgtgcaGTTTGTCGCTGATGGCGTATTCAAAGCTGAATTGAATGAGTTCTTAACCCGTGAGCTAGCTGAGGATGGGTACAGCGGTGTTGAGGTTCGTGTGACTCCAACCAGGACAGAGATCATCATCCTGGCCACACGCACCCAGAGTGTCCTTGGGGAGAAGGGCAGGCGCATTAGGGAGCTCACTGCTGTTGTGCAGAAGAGGTTCAACTTTGCCGACAATACAGTTGAGGTATGACTCCCAAGAATTATCTTTATTTGGGAAGTTTTACTTTGCAATCAACCTTTGTTAGGTGAATGATATGCCAATTTCCCAGTCAACTGGATGTTTGTTTAATGGTTGCAACAAAATTTTCTGACTTTTCATTTGTATGATATTGGATTTCACACAGTTTCAATTGACACTTGAATGTTAATCACCAAAAgtactcctttttaaaaaatatcgcttaatgtcatattcatgaaattaCTGTTGTGATTTGTATTGgtgtatatttctatatttttcaaGACCCCCAGATTTTTCTGAAATACTGAAATGTAAATTACCTTTTGTAAAATTTCTCTGTAGCTGTATGCTGAGAAGGTTGCCACTCGTGGTCTGTGTGCCATTGCCCAGTGCGAGTCCCTTCGGTACAAGCTTATCGGAGGTCTAGCTGTCAGGAGGGCCTGCTATGGAGTTCTGCGCTTCATCATGGAGAGTGGCGCCAAGGGTTGTGAAGTTGTGGTCTCCGGCAAGCTCCGTGGTCAGAGGGCCAAGTCCATGAAGTTTGTTGATGGTCTGATGATTCACAGTGGTGCTCCTGTCAGGGACTACGTGGATGTGGCCATTAGGCACGTCATGTTGAGGCAGGGTAAGCCAAATAGTTTGTCTTGTGTGGGCTCTATGCTCAAGTAGAGAGCCTGGGTCTTCAGATGGGCAGTTATAATTTACTGCTATGATTTAGATGAGGTAAAAGTTTATAAGTGATTGGCATGGTGCCTATTAGGCCTAGTAACCATGAAGAGATGTAGCGAGTAGGGGATTCATTCTGGAGTctaatttggtctcaaaagctGTGCAAggcttgaaagtaaaaagtcagtagTTAAATAAGGGTTATAGAAAATTACACATGGCTAGCCATGTTTCTGCCACATCATGTGACCCGCTCAATGGTCATTTGGAGTCCAAACAATTGGCTAAGAGTAAAACCATTCCGGTCCTTGAAGCAAGACTACCCATGCTGTCTGACAGCCATGTGGTCTTGTGCCGACAGACCAGATACATAGATTGaataattgtatattatattttctgTCGTGTTGCATtgacttcattttattttgatgtggggttttttgtttgcttgatgATT carries:
- the LOC121407423 gene encoding 40S ribosomal protein S3-like, with the protein product MATQISKKRKFVADGVFKAELNEFLTRELAEDGYSGVEVRVTPTRTEIIILATRTQSVLGEKGRRIRELTAVVQKRFNFADNTVELYAEKVATRGLCAIAQCESLRYKLIGGLAVRRACYGVLRFIMESGAKGCEVVVSGKLRGQRAKSMKFVDGLMIHSGAPVRDYVDVAIRHVMLRQGVLGIKVKIMRPFDSTGKTGPKKPLPDVISISEPKDEEAPTQPWSEQKGAPKPMDQPQQPPQPGQQPPAPQQPMPGAAPVAQQPPPPQQQPMM